From the Malus domestica chromosome 17, GDT2T_hap1 genome, one window contains:
- the LOC139193367 gene encoding uncharacterized protein: protein MGDSKSVEVSNDPSSPFYIHHSNNPGMHLVSTLLTGNNYSTWSHSMRIALNAKNKFGFVDGSVKKPSDKKATEAALWQRCKDTVLMWILNYVSYGLSNSVVYAETAHAIWEDLKIHFSQDNVLRIFEIQCDIARFTQNQMSVSDYYSQLKGLWDELSSYGSHKNCSYGAMEYRSEKEEQNKVMQFLMGLDDSYAAVRGQILLVKPLPSVLKVFSMVNQEENQRGIAAIP, encoded by the coding sequence ATGGGAGACTCCAAGTCGGTTGAGGTGTCGAACGATCCCTCAAGCCCTTTCTATATTCATCACTCTAATAATCCAGGGATGCATCTTGTTTCTACTCTACTTACTGGAAACAATTATAGCACATGGTCTCATTCAATGCGTATTGCCCTTAATGCAAAGAACAAATTTGGTTTTGTTGATGGGTCTGTGAAGAAGCCGTCAGACAAGAAAGCAACTGAAGCTGCTCTTTGGCAGCGCTGTAAAGACACGGTTCTCATGTGGATTTTAAATTATGTGAGTTATGGGTTATCAAACAGTGTGGTTTATGCAGAAACTGCACATGCTATTTGGGAGGACCTCAAGATTCATTTTTCACAAGACAACGTCCTACGAATTTTTGAGATTCAGTGTGATATTGCACGCTTCACTCAAAATCAGATGTCTGTGTCTGACTATTATTCCCAATTGAAGGGTTTATGGGATGAATTATCTTCTTACGGCAGCCATAAAAACTGCTCATATGGTGCCATGGAATACCGTAGCGAGAAAGAGGAGCAAAATAAGGTTATGCAATTTTTAATGGGGCTTGATGATTCATATGCAGCAGTGAGAGGTCAGATTCTGCTTGTAAAGCCATTGCCTTCAGTGCTCAAAGTTTTTTCAATGGTTAACCAAGAGGAGAATCAACGTGGAATTGCAGCCATCCCATAA
- the LOC139193366 gene encoding uncharacterized protein — translation MDHHTRETCYQLHGYPEDHRLHKKNKGKGRGKEGKPATNHVQATTSSTSSSTLATPMTFTPEQLQQLFAMMAGNLPSEAQTNVISGLSSHYSQEWIMDSGATDHVTALPLSNSIVNKSLPPGKLLTSERVSISSIDNFTFDPKLSLTNDLKMRKMIGWGRQRGGLYYLTKPNMNTLSRFMQHPRKPHYDAALRVLRYLKDTPGQGCSVIRRSTTGYCVFLGDSLISWKSKKQKTVSLSTTEAEYRLMAATCCELTWLQSLLCDLRIKDMGAAVLHCDNQAAFHIAANPVFHERTRHIEIDCHFVRDKIQGKVVTKFVPSSRYIDLKMGNQTGGPSSKMDNISSREGRIGLLREILFGQVLVTKLEK, via the exons ATGGACCACCACACCAGGGAGACTTGTTACCAGCTTCATGGATATCCCGAAGACCATCGTCTCCATAAAAAGAACAAGGGAAAGGGCCGTGGTAAGGAGGGAAAACCTGCGACCAACCATGTTCAAGCAAcaacttcttcaacttcttcctCTACATTAGCAACACCGATGACTTTTACTCCTGAGCAGCTTCAACAACTCTTTGCTATGATGGCTGGAAATTTGCCATCTGAAGCACAGACCAATGTAATCTCAGGTTTGTCTTCCCATTATTCACAAGAATGGATAATGGATAGTGGCGCCACGGATCATGTTACAGCGCTTCCCCTATCAAACTCTATTGTGAACAAGTCTCTACCACCAGGAAAACTTCTGACTAGTGAAAGGGTTTCAATTAGTAGTATTGACAATTTTACTTTTGATCCCAAACTTTCATTGACTAAC GACTTGAAGATGAGAAAGATGATTGGATGGGGTAGACAACGTGGAGGTCTTTACTATCTCACCAAACCAAACA TGAACACGTTGAGTCGTTTCATGCAACATCCTCGCAAGCCTCACTATGATGCAGCTTTACGtgttttgagatatttgaaggacACTCCAGGTCAAG GGTGTTCGGTGATTCGACGTTCTACTACCGGATATTGTGTTTTCCTTGGAGATTCTTTAATTTCATGGAAAAGCAAAAAGcagaagactgtctcattatCTACTACAGAAGCAGAGTACCGTTTAATGGCTGCTACCTGTTGTGAGCTCACCTGGTTACAAAGTCTTTTATGTGATTTACGTATTAAAGATATGGGCGCTGCTGTTTTACACTGTGATAACCAAGCGGCTTTTCACATTGCCGCTAATCCTGTTTTTCATGAGCGGACACGCCATATAGAGATTGACTGTCATTTTGTTCGAGATAAAATTCAAGGAAAGGTAGTCACCAAATTTGTTCCATCTTCAAG GTACATCGACCTTAAAATGGGGAACCAAACTGGAGGACCCTCTTCCAAGATG gacaatattagtagcagagaaggtcgaataggtcttctccggGAGATCCTCTTTGGTCAAGTTCTtgttacaaaacttgagaagtga
- the LOC103405150 gene encoding glutathione S-transferase F9-like, producing the protein MVVKVYGPLYAAPKRVLVCLVEKEVDFETVPIDLLKGENKHPDFLKLQPFGTVPLIQDGDYTLYESRAIMRYYAEKYKSQGTDLLGKTIEERGLVEQWLEVEAHNFQPPIYNLVVHILFAPVLGFPSDPKILQESEEKLGKVLDIYEEQLSKCKYLAGDFFSLADLSHLPFTHFLVANMGKEYMIRDRKHVSAWWDDISNRPSWKRVLQFGDPF; encoded by the exons ATGGTGGTGAAGGTGTATGGGCCTCTGTACGCCGCCCCAAAGCGTGTGCTGGTATGCCTTGTTGAGAAAGAGGTTGACTTTGAGACAGTCCCCATTGATCTTCTCAAGGGAGAGAACAAACACCCTGATTTCCTCAAGTTACAG CCATTTGGAACAGTTCCTCTCATTCAAGATGGGGATTATACTCTATATG AATCACGTGCAATCATGAGGTACTACGCAGAAAAATATAAGTCACAAGGGACTGATTTGCTGGGAAAGACAATTGAGGAAAGAGGGCTTGTGGAACAATGGCTGGAAGTTGAAGCACACAACTTCCAGCCACCAATCTACAACTTGGTCGTTCACATTCTCTTTGCCCCAGTTTTGGGTTTTCCTTCAGACCCCAAGATCTTACAAGAGAGTGAAGAAAAGCTGGGAAAAGTGCTGGACATTTACGAGGAGCAACTGTCGAAGTGCAAGTACTTGGCCGGTGATTTCTTCAGCCTTGCTGATCTTAGCCACCTTCCATTCACTCACTTCTTGGTGGCTAATATGGGGAAGGAGTATATGATCAGGGACAGAAAGCATGTCTCTGCATGGTGGGATGACATTAGCAACAGACCATCTTGGAAGAGGGTCCTACAGTTTGGTGACCCATTTTAA
- the LOC103405149 gene encoding thioredoxin O2, mitochondrial-like: MRERKMARNSGVAMARQLLGNHSKFCTALLHHYSLPSSSFQTLPSSIPTSPPPPPTATPFTSNSLHHSPNPRFLQLQPLSSPSGSSNIVVIKSEDEYNSTISKAKDGAEPALFYFTAVWCGPCRFISPVIGELSEQYPHATTYKIDIDEEGLTNTLGKLNISAVPTFHLFQDGKKVAEVVGADVARLRDTFGKLYK; encoded by the exons ATGCGAGAGAGAAAAATGGCAAGGAATTCAGGTGTAGCCATGGCACGGCAATTGCTCGGCAATCACAGCAAGTTCTGCACCGCGCTTCTTCATCATTACAGCCTTCCTTCCAGTTCTTTCCAAACCCTGCCTTCTTCAATCCCCACCTCACCACCTCCACCGCCCACAGCAACCCCTTTCACCTCCAATTCCCTCCACCACTCCCCAAACCCTCGCTTTCTGCAGCTCCAACCTCTCTCCTCGCCCTCAG GTTCCTCAAACATTGTTGTCATTAAGTCAGAGGATGAATACAACAGCACAATCAGCAAAGCTAAGG ACGGAGCTGAGCCAGCACTTTTCTACTTCACTGCAGTCTGGTGCGGGCCTT GCAGGTTCATATCTCCAGTCATTGGAGAGTTGAGTGAGCAATACCCACATGCAACAACATATAAGATTGACATCGATGAG GAAGGACTTACAAACACTTTGGGCAAGTTGAATATTTCTGCTGTG CCTACATTCCATCTCTTTCAAGATGGGAAGAAGGTGGCTGAAGTTGTTGGTGCTGATGTTGCTCGCTTGAGAGACACTTTTGGAAAACTCTACAA GTGA